In Helianthus annuus cultivar XRQ/B chromosome 3, HanXRQr2.0-SUNRISE, whole genome shotgun sequence, a single window of DNA contains:
- the LOC110931391 gene encoding uncharacterized mitochondrial protein AtMg00820-like: MRNDSWPKKGRGGVRKLLYRPWRVRKLLAIDSLTNLASVLSHAKVLFAVLVSDVLGSAKAFVTSLYSEQIPTSVKEAQGKKNWREAMETEMHALVKHNTWEKCILPKGKKTVGCRWVYSIKYKLDGSFGRYKARLVAKGYTQTIGSITLRHSLPLQKWTPLESSSPWQPIRSDLSTSLMLQTHFSMET, encoded by the exons ATGAGGAATGATTCATGGCCCAAGAAGGGGAGAGGTGGAGTCAGAAAGCTTCTATACAGACCATGGAGAGTCAGAAAGCTTCTAGCTATCGACTCGTTGACAAATTTAGCGAGCGTGTTATCACACGCTAAGg TATTGTTTGCTGTTTTGGTTAGTGACGTACTTGGCAG TGCGAAAGCATTTGTTACCTCCCTATATTCCGAACAAATACCAACTTCTGTAAAGGAAGCCCAGGGTAAAAAGAACTGGAGAGAAGCAATGGAAACGGAAATGCATGCTCTTGTGAAACACAACACGTGGGAGAAGTGCATTCTGCCTAAAGGAAAGAAAACAGTTGGATGTCGGTGGGTGTATTCAATCAAATATAAACTAGATGGTTCCTTTGGAAGATACAAAGCTCGGCTTGTAGCTAAGGGTTACACTCAGACTATAGGATCGATTACTCTGAGACATTCTCTCCCGTTGCAAAAATGGACACCATTAGAGTCCTCTTCTCCGTGGCAGCCAATAAGGAGTGACCTCTCCACCAGTTTGATGTTACAAACGCATTTCTCCATGGAGACCTAA